The following coding sequences are from one Cygnus olor isolate bCygOlo1 chromosome 2, bCygOlo1.pri.v2, whole genome shotgun sequence window:
- the TWIST1 gene encoding twist-related protein 1 — protein sequence MMQQDESNSPVSPADDSLSNSEEEPDRQQLPNAKRGGRKRRSSRRSAVGAADEPCSPAQGKRGKKCGAAGGGGGGGGSSSGGGSPQSYEELQTQRVMANVRERQRTQSLNEAFAALRKIIPTLPSDKLSKIQTLKLAARYIDFLYQVLQSDELDSKMASCSYVAHERLSYAFSVWRMEGAWSMSASH from the coding sequence ATGATGCAGCAGGACGAGTCGAACTCGCCAGTCTCCCCCGCCGACGACAGCTTGAGCAACAGCGAAGAGGAGCCGGACCGGCAGCAGCTGCCCAACGCCAAGAGAGGGGGGCGCAAGCGGCGCTCCAGCCGCCGCAGCGCCGTCGGGGCCGCGGACGAGCCGTGCAGCCCGGCGCAAGGCAAGCGGGGCAAGAAgtgcggggcggccgggggcggcgggggcggcggcggcagcagcagcggcggcggcagcccccAGTCGTACGAGGAGCTGCAGACCCAGCGGGTCATGGCCAACGTGCGGGAGCGGCAGCGCACGCAGTCGCTGAACGAGGCGTTCGCCGCCCTGCGGAAGATCATCCCCACGCTGCCCTCGGACAAGCTGAGCAAGATCCAGACCCTCAAGCTGGCGGCCAGGTACATCGACTTCCTCTACCAGGTCCTACAGAGCGACGAGCTGGACTCCAAGATGGCAAGCTGCAGCTATGTGGCCCACGAGCGGCTCAGCTACGCCTTCTCGGTGTGGAGGATGGAGGGCGCCTGGTCCATGTCCGCATCCCACTAG